In the genome of Paenibacillus pabuli, one region contains:
- a CDS encoding HK97 family phage prohead protease — protein MDRAVKVTRSLTTKLETREASDQSLVIEGYFAVFNRETELWPGAFEVIAPGAFDRTLGNDIRALANHETMFVLGRNKAGTLELKTDSHGLWGRIKINPDDSDAMNLYARVKRGDVDQCSFGFNIVDEDTDWRNDDTVKWTIREIDLHEVSVVTFPQYAETGVQARKNEVKQHRERQLQQRKHLLKGRLAN, from the coding sequence ATGGATAGGGCAGTGAAAGTTACCCGGAGCCTAACAACCAAGCTGGAAACGCGCGAAGCGTCAGACCAGTCACTTGTGATTGAAGGTTATTTTGCTGTGTTCAATCGTGAAACAGAGTTGTGGCCGGGAGCATTTGAAGTCATTGCACCTGGAGCGTTTGACCGTACCCTTGGTAATGACATTCGGGCACTGGCAAATCACGAAACCATGTTCGTTCTTGGCCGGAATAAGGCCGGAACCTTGGAACTAAAAACGGATAGTCATGGTCTTTGGGGCCGGATCAAAATTAATCCGGATGATTCGGATGCAATGAACTTGTATGCGAGGGTCAAGCGCGGCGATGTGGATCAATGTTCGTTTGGATTCAACATTGTGGACGAGGATACAGATTGGCGGAATGATGACACGGTCAAATGGACGATTCGGGAAATTGATCTGCACGAGGTCAGCGTCGTGACGTTCCCGCAATATGCTGAAACTGGCGTGCAGGCAAGGAAGAACGAAGTGAAGCAGCACCGTGAGCGTCAATTGCAGCAGCGAAAACATTTACTAAAGGGGAGGCTGGCTAACTAA
- a CDS encoding phage major capsid protein, with protein sequence MALRQIMLAKKIKQRKADLEGIIEQERGLKTRSDELEKAIEEASTDEEINAVEEDIEAIEGEKEELANNKSTLEGEIVELERELAEVNSKEPNNTPPPASGEQRQQQHFQGGEIRMKVNKGFFKGMERSAAEAIIQRREVKDFLDKVRSGDIPNEKNLNKRGVTGGELGIPDVILGLIRDNLHRYSKLISKVNLKSIPGTSRTNIVGDIPEAIWTEACATLNELELRFYQVETDGYKVGGFIPICNALLEDSDFNLGNEIMDALGQALGLGVDKAILYGTGVKMPIGIVTRLAEKVKPAYWGINYPTWINLSTSNVGQVDQGTDSKAFFANLIRFSGKAKSNYGNGGKFWAMNDTTYTELQARLVEFNAAGAIIASINNVMPIINGDIVILPFMADGDIVGGYGSQYLLAERSGSQFAVSEHVQFIQDNTVFKATARYDGKPIMGQGFVAMNINGVAPKTTVAFAPDTANDETDTPDGA encoded by the coding sequence ATGGCACTGAGACAAATTATGTTGGCGAAAAAGATCAAGCAGCGGAAGGCAGACTTGGAGGGCATCATTGAGCAAGAACGTGGACTAAAAACCCGTTCAGATGAACTGGAAAAGGCCATCGAAGAAGCTTCAACAGATGAAGAGATTAATGCAGTGGAAGAAGACATTGAAGCCATCGAAGGTGAGAAAGAGGAACTTGCCAATAACAAAAGCACCTTGGAAGGCGAGATTGTTGAATTGGAACGCGAGCTGGCAGAAGTCAACAGCAAAGAACCGAACAACACTCCGCCTCCAGCTTCTGGTGAGCAACGTCAACAACAACATTTCCAAGGGGGCGAGATCAGAATGAAAGTGAACAAAGGTTTCTTCAAAGGTATGGAGCGCAGCGCAGCAGAGGCAATCATTCAGCGCCGAGAAGTAAAAGATTTCTTGGATAAGGTCCGTTCTGGAGACATTCCAAACGAAAAAAATCTCAACAAACGTGGCGTAACAGGCGGAGAGCTGGGCATCCCGGATGTCATCCTTGGTTTGATTCGCGACAATCTGCACCGTTATTCGAAACTCATTTCTAAAGTGAATCTCAAATCTATTCCGGGCACGTCACGTACTAACATTGTCGGGGATATTCCCGAAGCAATCTGGACAGAAGCTTGCGCCACGCTAAACGAATTGGAGCTGCGCTTCTACCAAGTGGAAACGGACGGTTACAAAGTTGGTGGGTTCATTCCGATCTGCAACGCACTTCTGGAAGATTCGGACTTTAACTTGGGTAACGAGATCATGGATGCTCTCGGCCAAGCGCTTGGTTTGGGTGTGGATAAGGCGATTTTGTACGGTACGGGTGTAAAGATGCCAATCGGAATCGTGACACGCCTTGCTGAGAAGGTCAAGCCTGCGTACTGGGGGATTAACTACCCGACATGGATCAATTTATCTACATCTAATGTAGGTCAAGTAGATCAAGGAACGGATTCCAAGGCTTTCTTTGCAAACCTGATCCGATTCAGCGGCAAGGCGAAATCCAATTACGGGAATGGCGGTAAATTCTGGGCCATGAACGATACTACGTACACGGAGCTACAAGCACGTTTGGTAGAATTTAACGCTGCTGGTGCAATCATCGCTTCTATCAACAACGTCATGCCTATCATTAATGGTGACATCGTGATCCTGCCGTTTATGGCAGATGGCGACATCGTGGGCGGTTACGGTTCCCAATACCTCCTTGCTGAGCGTTCGGGTTCACAGTTTGCGGTGTCTGAACATGTTCAGTTCATTCAAGACAACACAGTGTTCAAGGCAACAGCTCGTTACGATGGTAAGCCGATTATGGGTCAAGGTTTCGTCGCAATGAACATTAACGGTGTTGCTCCAAAAACGACAGTAGCATTTGCTCCAGACACGGCAAACGATGAAACTGACACTCCTGACGGAGCTTAA
- a CDS encoding phage head closure protein, translating into MRGDHELILIKPGGRTKDNIGNEIITDPVETPVLCDLRSVGRNEFYSAATAGMAPEMVFVIHPYEYAGEQLVKFEDVKYQVIRTYSDNDEELELVCGKVKGK; encoded by the coding sequence ATGAGAGGCGACCACGAATTGATCCTGATTAAGCCAGGTGGACGAACGAAAGACAATATCGGTAATGAGATCATTACCGATCCAGTGGAAACGCCAGTTCTTTGTGATCTGCGATCCGTAGGACGTAATGAGTTTTACAGCGCAGCTACTGCGGGGATGGCTCCAGAAATGGTCTTTGTGATCCACCCTTATGAATATGCCGGGGAACAACTTGTCAAATTCGAGGACGTGAAGTATCAAGTCATACGAACGTATTCGGACAATGATGAAGAGCTTGAACTGGTATGTGGGAAGGTGAAGGGGAAATGA
- a CDS encoding HK97 gp10 family phage protein — protein MTSIDRLAQEIVSAVKAYTDDVSDAIEKRVDEVAESVRAEADANAPKRSGKYAKGFKVTKQGSSGKAKRVVWNKKNSRIVHLLEFGHAKRGGGRVAGRPHLRPAYDHHAANLPDDIKRIIRNGG, from the coding sequence ATGACATCCATTGACCGACTAGCGCAGGAAATTGTGAGTGCTGTCAAGGCATATACAGATGATGTCTCTGACGCAATAGAAAAGCGTGTTGATGAAGTAGCTGAGTCGGTTCGTGCTGAAGCTGACGCTAACGCGCCTAAAAGATCAGGTAAGTATGCCAAAGGATTCAAGGTGACCAAGCAGGGCAGTAGCGGAAAGGCCAAACGTGTGGTTTGGAATAAGAAGAATTCGAGAATTGTCCATTTGCTTGAGTTTGGACATGCAAAGCGAGGCGGCGGCAGAGTTGCAGGCCGCCCACATTTGCGTCCTGCTTATGATCACCATGCCGCTAATCTGCCAGACGACATAAAACGGATCATTAGGAACGGAGGATAG
- a CDS encoding major tail protein: protein MSENKVTFGLDKVHIAFFDKDATAGQPKWETPIPIPGAVRWAPEAQGETSTFFADNMAYFLVTSNNGYTGELEMANIPDEIKARMFGWKIDDNGMLVEIADGMPERFALLGQVKGDKRDRRFVYYDCQAARTAKENTTKGESTEIVGETLSMTSSPIEINDNVIVKGDLELNATNATQFNSFFSKIYTPTFTPAA from the coding sequence ATGTCAGAAAACAAAGTTACGTTTGGTCTGGACAAGGTACACATTGCATTCTTTGATAAAGATGCTACAGCCGGACAACCAAAATGGGAAACGCCAATTCCGATTCCAGGTGCTGTACGCTGGGCGCCTGAAGCACAAGGGGAGACAAGTACATTCTTTGCTGACAACATGGCATATTTTCTTGTGACAAGTAACAACGGTTATACCGGAGAACTGGAGATGGCCAACATTCCAGATGAGATTAAAGCCCGGATGTTTGGCTGGAAGATTGATGACAACGGTATGTTGGTCGAGATTGCAGACGGCATGCCGGAGAGGTTTGCTTTGCTGGGTCAGGTCAAAGGTGACAAGCGAGATAGACGCTTTGTGTACTACGATTGCCAAGCAGCTCGTACAGCCAAGGAGAACACCACTAAAGGGGAATCGACGGAAATTGTGGGTGAAACCCTGTCCATGACATCTTCGCCAATTGAAATCAATGATAACGTCATTGTTAAAGGTGATTTGGAGTTGAACGCAACGAATGCGACTCAGTTCAATTCCTTCTTCTCTAAAATCTACACGCCGACGTTCACACCTGCGGCTTAA
- a CDS encoding Com family DNA-binding transcriptional regulator translates to MEKVKCPHCGHLLFKARSADLEIKCLRCKKIVEVKMKEQSEPHTK, encoded by the coding sequence ATGGAGAAAGTGAAGTGTCCGCATTGCGGGCATTTGCTCTTTAAGGCGCGTTCTGCTGATCTGGAGATCAAGTGTTTGCGGTGCAAAAAGATAGTTGAAGTCAAAATGAAGGAACAGAGCGAGCCGCACACCAAGTAG
- a CDS encoding phage tail tape measure protein has product MAETIKGINVVIGAETTGLSKALSDVNKKSRDIQSELKQVEKLLKLDPGNTELLAQKQKLLASSIGNTQEKLNRLRQVQEQVNQQFARGDITEGQYRAFQREVQKTEQELRGLNSRLDETTQEIGDQGKKVSKLGQDYKDAFEQAKQSLGNSFDQMKKVGAGVTAFGTGLAAGLGVAVKSAADFEQGMANAYSVMDPAEVSKFKAELEQLAITMGAQTKYSATEAAQGIEELIKAGVKVQDVMNGGLSGALSLATAGELELADAAEIASTALNAFKSDSLSVQDAADILAGAANASATSVSELKFGLSQSASVAASVGLSFKDTATALAAFAQNGLKGSDAGTSLKTMLMRLQPTTADAYATFKDLGLLTLDTGKAMEYLSKQGIKPAEMSIDGITQALATYMARADGAKTVTGKYFKQAKEMAEANGWVYSSFYDANGSLKDMSEIAGLLNEKMSGLNDMQRQAAMNTMFGSDAIRAGNILYKEGAEGINAMAAAMDKIDAQMVAAQKMDTLKGALEELRGAMETAQITIGNALIPALRKIVSTVQVVVDMFNKVPEGAKSFIAVLGAITAALALIAGPLLILIGFIPQIAAGLTMLTPMFTALWTAITGPIGIVVAAIAAVAVGLTYLYKTNETVRDALNAAWQAIKSAAEAVFGALKSFWATWGGEITGLFNTLWNGVKLVFNTVLKALSEVVKSIFAGIKSFWATWGNDITAFFKATWATLTLMFNTVFKAYFELVKFIFNEIKAFWEKWGSTITAAFKGVFEILKTIFSTTFNVIFTVVKTIFNNLKAFWDTWGATITTVFRTVFNVVKSVFSGAWNAIKIIVETVIGVISGIINAWLAIFKGDWAGAWNAAKGVVETVWKGITGIFKNAFNTMKDVGKNIIQGLVQGIANMKDVVVQKAKEISEAIGGFFKKFFDIHSPSRLTTGYGENIGQGLANGISNKTKTAEKAAKETATKVNKAFKDAFATAQYNFKMGNLDTAGYVAALEKVKSSYAKTSAQVQKVTLEIKKAHEQQTKSAEKAAKDSFAASKAYIDARASTGKVTLEQELAMWEKVQAKYKAGTAQHIAAEKEAYKIKQELAKASFQSSKDYIEKAAAANEMSLTQQLSAWERVQARYKAGSAEAEAAEEAAGKVKLEIYNQLTQASEDFLAKTKEVNANVAAEELRLNGVYEQAVEQRAKAINDFAGLFDEVVAKSETSGQQLLDNLRGQVDYLATWASNIETLAARGIDKGLLEELRQMGPKAAPELAALNTLTDEQLAEYTGLWKTKSAESRAIAVQELTGLREDTDKQITQLRADAATQLDGLKADFDAKVKAIRVGTTNQFNAMKSDLPNIGKQAMQGLLDGLASMQGAVQAKAQQIADSVRTTMQKALDIHSPSREMKWIGEMAGQGLVQGMASMMSNVQRQAREMAEAVQPSVGSSSGGGTDSGPVSLNMEGLFAGAVFSVRSDEDIRALAKEMAMEMYALTQQATRGTGGSR; this is encoded by the coding sequence GTGGCGGAAACGATTAAGGGGATTAACGTTGTCATTGGTGCGGAAACAACGGGGCTTAGCAAAGCCTTATCCGATGTCAACAAGAAATCAAGGGACATCCAATCCGAACTAAAACAGGTTGAAAAGCTGCTGAAGTTAGATCCGGGTAATACGGAGTTGCTTGCTCAAAAGCAGAAACTGCTTGCAAGTTCTATCGGAAACACTCAGGAAAAGCTGAACCGATTACGCCAAGTGCAGGAACAGGTGAATCAGCAGTTTGCCCGTGGGGACATTACCGAAGGCCAGTACCGAGCGTTTCAGCGTGAGGTCCAGAAGACGGAGCAGGAGCTGCGCGGACTGAACAGCCGTTTGGATGAGACAACCCAAGAGATTGGAGATCAAGGCAAAAAGGTAAGTAAGCTGGGTCAGGATTACAAAGATGCTTTTGAGCAGGCCAAGCAATCACTGGGTAACAGCTTCGACCAGATGAAGAAAGTCGGCGCAGGCGTCACGGCGTTTGGCACGGGCTTGGCGGCCGGGCTAGGCGTTGCTGTAAAAAGTGCAGCGGACTTTGAACAAGGCATGGCAAATGCTTATTCCGTTATGGACCCGGCTGAGGTAAGTAAGTTCAAGGCCGAACTGGAACAACTCGCTATCACCATGGGCGCGCAGACGAAGTACAGCGCGACCGAGGCTGCCCAAGGTATCGAAGAACTGATTAAAGCGGGTGTCAAGGTACAAGACGTCATGAACGGCGGCTTGTCAGGTGCTTTGTCCTTGGCAACGGCTGGAGAATTGGAACTGGCGGATGCTGCTGAGATTGCATCTACAGCGCTCAACGCCTTCAAATCCGATTCGCTTTCCGTCCAAGATGCGGCCGACATTTTGGCCGGGGCAGCGAACGCTTCAGCAACCAGCGTGAGCGAATTAAAATTCGGATTGTCCCAATCGGCTTCTGTTGCCGCTTCAGTGGGCTTGTCCTTTAAAGATACAGCAACGGCTCTAGCGGCCTTTGCGCAAAATGGCTTGAAGGGGTCCGATGCGGGTACATCCCTCAAAACCATGCTTATGCGGCTACAGCCAACCACGGCAGATGCTTATGCCACGTTCAAGGATTTAGGGTTATTGACGCTGGACACCGGGAAAGCCATGGAATACTTGTCGAAGCAAGGCATCAAACCAGCGGAAATGAGCATCGACGGTATTACCCAAGCATTAGCAACCTATATGGCCCGAGCAGACGGGGCCAAGACGGTAACAGGGAAGTACTTCAAGCAAGCGAAGGAAATGGCCGAGGCAAACGGCTGGGTGTATTCGTCGTTCTACGATGCCAACGGGTCACTCAAAGACATGTCCGAAATCGCTGGACTTCTGAACGAAAAAATGTCCGGTCTGAACGACATGCAGCGGCAAGCGGCCATGAATACGATGTTCGGATCAGATGCGATCCGCGCGGGTAACATCCTCTATAAAGAGGGTGCCGAGGGGATCAACGCAATGGCAGCAGCCATGGATAAAATCGATGCTCAAATGGTTGCCGCGCAGAAGATGGATACCCTTAAAGGTGCGCTTGAAGAATTACGCGGGGCCATGGAGACGGCCCAGATTACCATTGGTAATGCGCTGATTCCAGCCCTGCGGAAAATTGTATCCACGGTGCAAGTCGTTGTCGATATGTTCAACAAGGTACCGGAGGGTGCAAAATCATTTATTGCAGTGCTGGGGGCTATCACGGCAGCCTTGGCGCTCATTGCGGGGCCACTTCTGATCCTGATTGGATTTATACCGCAGATTGCGGCGGGGCTGACGATGCTTACACCGATGTTCACGGCACTTTGGACGGCCATCACAGGTCCAATCGGTATTGTTGTCGCAGCCATCGCCGCTGTCGCTGTCGGACTAACATATTTGTACAAGACCAACGAAACGGTAAGGGACGCACTGAATGCAGCTTGGCAAGCCATCAAATCGGCAGCCGAGGCTGTTTTTGGTGCGCTCAAGTCGTTTTGGGCCACATGGGGCGGAGAGATCACCGGACTATTCAACACACTATGGAACGGCGTCAAGCTGGTCTTTAACACGGTGTTAAAAGCCCTATCTGAAGTTGTGAAATCCATCTTTGCCGGGATTAAGTCGTTCTGGGCCACCTGGGGCAATGACATTACGGCTTTCTTCAAAGCCACCTGGGCAACTCTGACATTGATGTTCAATACCGTGTTCAAGGCTTACTTTGAATTGGTCAAGTTCATCTTCAACGAGATTAAAGCGTTCTGGGAAAAATGGGGTTCCACGATCACAGCCGCATTCAAGGGCGTGTTCGAAATTCTCAAGACGATATTCAGCACGACATTCAACGTGATCTTCACGGTCGTTAAGACCATATTCAACAACCTGAAGGCGTTTTGGGATACGTGGGGAGCCACCATTACAACGGTCTTCCGAACGGTGTTTAATGTGGTGAAATCCGTCTTCTCGGGTGCTTGGAATGCCATCAAGATCATTGTGGAAACCGTAATCGGTGTGATATCCGGTATTATCAATGCATGGTTGGCTATCTTCAAAGGTGATTGGGCCGGGGCTTGGAATGCAGCCAAGGGCGTAGTAGAAACCGTCTGGAAAGGTATCACAGGCATTTTCAAAAATGCGTTCAATACGATGAAAGATGTTGGGAAGAACATCATTCAAGGTCTGGTGCAGGGTATTGCGAACATGAAGGATGTCGTTGTCCAGAAGGCTAAGGAAATTTCGGAAGCCATTGGTGGTTTCTTCAAGAAGTTTTTTGATATCCACTCTCCATCCCGTCTGACAACTGGATACGGTGAAAACATCGGCCAAGGTTTGGCAAACGGGATAAGCAATAAGACCAAGACAGCGGAAAAGGCAGCCAAGGAGACGGCCACGAAGGTTAACAAGGCTTTCAAGGATGCGTTCGCCACAGCGCAGTACAATTTCAAAATGGGCAATCTGGACACTGCTGGTTATGTAGCGGCTTTGGAAAAGGTGAAGTCTTCTTATGCCAAAACGTCAGCTCAAGTTCAGAAGGTAACCCTTGAGATCAAGAAAGCGCACGAGCAGCAAACCAAGTCAGCCGAGAAGGCAGCCAAGGATTCATTCGCTGCATCCAAGGCGTACATTGATGCCAGAGCATCGACGGGCAAGGTTACGCTGGAGCAAGAGCTTGCCATGTGGGAGAAGGTCCAAGCCAAGTATAAGGCTGGAACTGCGCAGCATATTGCGGCGGAGAAGGAAGCCTATAAGATCAAGCAGGAACTGGCAAAAGCAAGCTTCCAGTCTTCGAAGGATTATATTGAAAAGGCGGCAGCCGCTAATGAAATGTCTCTTACTCAGCAGTTATCTGCATGGGAACGGGTGCAGGCCAGATACAAAGCTGGTTCCGCTGAAGCCGAGGCTGCGGAAGAAGCAGCAGGCAAGGTCAAACTAGAGATATACAACCAGCTCACCCAAGCCAGTGAGGACTTCTTGGCGAAGACGAAAGAGGTTAACGCAAATGTCGCCGCTGAAGAATTGCGTCTTAACGGCGTGTATGAACAAGCGGTAGAGCAGCGGGCCAAGGCTATCAACGACTTTGCGGGATTGTTTGACGAAGTGGTTGCGAAATCCGAGACGTCCGGCCAGCAGCTTCTCGACAACCTTCGCGGCCAAGTGGATTATCTGGCTACGTGGGCATCTAATATTGAAACGCTGGCCGCGCGAGGCATTGACAAGGGTCTACTGGAAGAATTGCGGCAGATGGGTCCGAAGGCAGCTCCTGAGCTGGCTGCGCTCAATACACTGACGGACGAACAGCTTGCGGAGTACACCGGACTGTGGAAAACCAAATCGGCAGAGTCGCGAGCTATTGCCGTGCAAGAGCTGACCGGGTTACGTGAGGATACAGACAAGCAGATTACTCAGCTTCGCGCAGATGCTGCCACTCAACTGGATGGACTCAAGGCTGATTTTGATGCAAAGGTGAAAGCGATCCGGGTCGGCACTACGAACCAGTTCAATGCGATGAAATCCGACTTGCCCAACATCGGTAAACAGGCTATGCAGGGATTACTTGATGGTCTGGCTTCCATGCAGGGTGCGGTGCAGGCCAAAGCGCAACAAATAGCCGATTCGGTGCGAACGACTATGCAGAAGGCGCTGGACATCCATTCTCCGTCCCGTGAAATGAAATGGATCGGAGAAATGGCCGGACAAGGGCTTGTGCAAGGTATGGCAAGCATGATGTCCAATGTACAGCGGCAGGCGCGGGAAATGGCCGAAGCGGTACAACCGTCTGTCGGTTCTTCTTCCGGGGGCGGAACTGATTCAGGTCCTGTAAGTCTGAATATGGAAGGGTTGTTTGCGGGTGCGGTGTTTAGTGTGCGGAGCGACGAAGACATCCGGGCATTGGCGAAAGAAATGGCAATGGAAATGTACGCTCTCACACAACAAGCCACACGAGGTACAGGAGGTTCACGATGA
- a CDS encoding phage tail domain-containing protein, whose protein sequence is MSNEMIWLGGKSNIELGFLVRGTSRRPGLPDTVDRTLNIPGRNGQYNYGADIGARTFVYDCAMITKDYMALQQAVMGLASHLVDSYGKPRKLELRQRERPNQAFAVQLTGSFDPERIMGLGMFSLSLIAHDPFAYGLEQIEEVLITTSPYKQQVVSKGNVRTAPLIVITNQGNKALSRLRITNEYLLEG, encoded by the coding sequence ATGAGTAACGAAATGATATGGCTTGGCGGGAAGTCCAACATAGAGTTGGGCTTCTTGGTGCGTGGTACGTCCCGGCGTCCTGGTCTACCGGATACGGTGGATCGGACGCTGAACATCCCTGGACGTAATGGACAATACAATTACGGGGCCGATATCGGGGCAAGGACGTTTGTTTATGACTGCGCGATGATTACCAAGGACTATATGGCGTTACAGCAGGCCGTTATGGGTTTGGCGTCCCATTTAGTGGACAGTTACGGAAAACCGCGCAAACTCGAACTGAGACAGCGAGAGAGGCCAAATCAGGCGTTCGCCGTGCAACTGACGGGTAGTTTTGATCCTGAACGGATCATGGGACTCGGGATGTTCTCTCTATCCCTGATTGCTCATGATCCATTTGCCTATGGTCTGGAGCAAATCGAAGAGGTGTTAATAACGACATCGCCTTACAAACAACAAGTCGTCAGTAAAGGCAATGTTCGAACCGCTCCGTTAATTGTCATTACAAACCAAGGAAACAAGGCGCTCAGCCGATTACGTATAACCAATGAATATTTATTAGAGGGGTGA
- a CDS encoding phage tail fiber protein: protein MNMSNYLANALLNQVFRNTAWTRPTTIYVALYTTNPTAADTGQEVSGGGYTRLPIVFGPPAIEGGKPTIKNIADIAFAIATASWGTVSHIGTRDAATGGNLLYFGPLDSPRSILANDVFKLLTGSVAHTLT from the coding sequence ATGAACATGTCAAATTATTTAGCAAACGCTTTACTTAATCAGGTTTTCCGTAATACAGCATGGACAAGACCGACCACGATTTATGTTGCGCTTTATACAACGAACCCAACAGCGGCCGATACAGGACAGGAAGTTTCGGGCGGTGGGTATACACGGCTCCCAATCGTGTTTGGTCCTCCGGCGATCGAAGGCGGAAAGCCAACAATCAAGAACATTGCGGATATTGCATTTGCTATTGCCACGGCTTCGTGGGGCACAGTGTCGCACATAGGAACGCGAGATGCGGCTACTGGTGGTAATCTCTTGTACTTTGGTCCTTTGGATTCACCACGTAGCATTCTGGCAAATGACGTTTTCAAACTATTAACCGGATCGGTTGCGCACACATTGACATAA
- a CDS encoding phage tail protein has product MFETMYPAAVNSRQTELAAAIDDIQTSFMVLDGSVLPPAPNELTIGTDESAETIKYEGLSGNELTGVTRGFEGVAKSWAAGTKLGRYFTAYDHDTFRGNIEDLNVRLNNIPAPMDASLTDKGIVQLSNKVNGTSQNLAATEKAVNDTRLSIVNDYIRQPGYAVTTGTATAYVVTLDPVPASLPAGFGITIVPHVASGAAPTLNVNGLGAIPLKKQDGTAYAAGDLLAGKPYSFRRVGSDFLADSGGREVEIPGQTEMTVTYSEDIAQGDMVRIYTEPNYRLPDLSERPSAGVAVLAISSDDNYLVVSPSASPFYAFYKRSGDTFVKLPNPTILPSVGATSLRFSSDGVYLYVGLTTAPFLMVYKRSGDTFTKQADPNILPPDLASGIKISNDGIYVSVSCRSTPYIIFYKRSGDTLIKLSDPMIMPPVFSSYVDLSDDGKYYAWTTNSSSTTTRLMLYERTGDTFAKIPDPSEVPITGVRSCSFAPGAKYLTIGPGVMPYLWTYKRTESEFIKMDDMKENLSGVPNDISYYDNGSRLMVWLTDRPYLVALKSDKMMYKLTAWDGPLASINTFVVGKEFIVVGKFGTPFLELYKIRKPTVRKINNIAALMSVNDVDAIGYAKESGAAGDSRKIIALIK; this is encoded by the coding sequence ATGTTCGAAACAATGTATCCGGCAGCAGTCAACAGCAGGCAGACGGAGCTGGCGGCGGCTATTGACGATATTCAAACCAGTTTCATGGTGCTGGACGGTTCTGTATTACCTCCAGCACCCAATGAACTCACGATTGGTACGGATGAATCAGCCGAGACCATTAAATATGAAGGGCTGAGCGGTAACGAGCTTACAGGCGTTACCAGAGGGTTTGAAGGTGTCGCTAAATCGTGGGCGGCAGGAACAAAGCTTGGTAGATACTTCACGGCATACGATCATGATACGTTTCGGGGAAATATTGAAGATTTGAACGTCAGGCTCAACAACATCCCTGCGCCCATGGATGCTTCTCTAACAGATAAGGGTATCGTCCAACTGTCCAATAAAGTGAATGGCACATCCCAAAATCTAGCTGCTACTGAAAAGGCGGTTAATGATACAAGGTTGAGTATTGTAAACGACTATATCCGGCAGCCAGGTTACGCCGTTACAACCGGAACAGCTACAGCTTACGTGGTTACACTTGATCCAGTGCCCGCATCATTGCCTGCTGGATTTGGGATTACGATTGTCCCTCATGTAGCAAGTGGGGCAGCACCTACACTCAATGTAAATGGACTTGGTGCCATTCCTCTTAAAAAACAAGATGGCACTGCGTACGCTGCTGGTGATCTACTGGCGGGGAAACCCTACAGCTTCCGGCGTGTTGGATCGGATTTTTTGGCAGATAGTGGCGGAAGGGAGGTGGAAATACCCGGCCAAACAGAGATGACCGTGACCTATAGCGAGGATATCGCACAGGGAGATATGGTAAGGATCTACACAGAACCGAATTATAGACTACCAGACTTGAGTGAACGCCCAAGCGCAGGAGTCGCAGTTTTGGCTATTTCAAGTGACGATAACTATCTAGTCGTATCGCCGTCTGCCTCGCCGTTCTATGCTTTTTACAAACGATCAGGAGATACGTTTGTAAAACTACCCAACCCGACGATCCTGCCATCTGTTGGAGCTACGAGTCTACGGTTTTCTTCAGATGGAGTCTACTTATATGTAGGACTTACTACCGCGCCATTTCTGATGGTGTACAAACGTTCAGGTGACACATTTACCAAACAAGCTGACCCAAACATTCTGCCGCCTGATTTAGCTTCTGGTATAAAGATATCAAATGACGGTATTTATGTATCTGTGAGTTGTAGATCCACACCCTACATTATATTTTACAAACGATCAGGAGATACGCTCATAAAATTATCTGACCCGATGATCATGCCCCCGGTATTTTCGTCTTATGTAGACCTATCAGATGACGGCAAATATTACGCTTGGACAACCAATAGCTCATCAACTACGACACGCCTTATGCTCTACGAGCGCACAGGAGACACTTTTGCAAAAATACCAGATCCTAGTGAAGTGCCAATAACTGGCGTGAGAAGTTGCAGCTTTGCGCCCGGCGCAAAGTATTTAACCATAGGGCCGGGTGTTATGCCTTACCTTTGGACCTATAAACGTACAGAATCCGAATTTATTAAAATGGATGATATGAAAGAAAATCTTTCAGGTGTTCCGAACGATATTAGCTATTACGATAATGGATCGCGGCTAATGGTGTGGTTAACTGATCGCCCTTATTTAGTAGCTTTAAAGTCTGACAAGATGATGTACAAATTAACCGCATGGGACGGTCCTCTTGCTAGTATTAATACTTTTGTTGTAGGTAAAGAATTTATTGTAGTGGGTAAGTTCGGGACTCCGTTCTTGGAATTATATAAGATACGAAAACCTACGGTGAGAAAAATTAACAATATAGCGGCTTTAATGTCAGTCAATGATGTGGATGCCATTGGTTACGCAAAAGAGAGCGGAGCGGCTGGGGATAGCCGGAAAATTATCGCTCTAATCAAATAG